From one Prosthecobacter debontii genomic stretch:
- a CDS encoding c-type cytochrome domain-containing protein, which yields MSSTTNRLAILALSSATLAAMPLQAAVSFEKQILPVLEAKCLGCHKAPHMEDGKMKKPKADLRLDAAWAMLKGAESGPALVPGNLAKSYIYEVVTLPKDDDMFMPPKGDPLTADEIQLLKEWIESGADFAGWKGNMEGAPEEEEPKAAVVKVREHEVFYQKLGDGVKPAESAALEAAKAAGAQVSTLKMDSPLLRADFLTGVSKCTDDKVAALLPLKEQLAQLDLGRTVITDEALKTVAQFPRLAALDLRQTQITDAGLEALTALKNLQTLNLFGTGITDAGVKQLAAIKSLKTISLYQTKATPAAAKELATAIPGIKVTLK from the coding sequence ATGTCCTCCACTACGAATCGCCTCGCCATTCTTGCCCTTAGCTCCGCCACCCTGGCGGCGATGCCGCTCCAGGCTGCGGTCAGCTTTGAAAAGCAGATTCTTCCCGTGCTCGAGGCCAAGTGCCTGGGGTGCCACAAGGCCCCGCACATGGAGGACGGCAAGATGAAGAAACCGAAAGCCGACCTCCGCCTGGATGCCGCCTGGGCCATGCTCAAAGGTGCAGAGAGCGGCCCGGCCCTGGTGCCTGGAAACTTGGCCAAGAGCTACATCTATGAAGTGGTCACCCTACCCAAGGATGACGATATGTTCATGCCGCCGAAAGGCGACCCCCTCACGGCGGATGAAATCCAACTGCTCAAGGAATGGATCGAAAGCGGAGCCGACTTCGCCGGGTGGAAGGGTAACATGGAGGGGGCCCCCGAGGAGGAGGAACCCAAAGCCGCCGTGGTGAAGGTGCGCGAGCACGAGGTCTTTTATCAAAAGTTAGGCGATGGAGTGAAGCCTGCCGAAAGTGCCGCGCTCGAAGCTGCCAAAGCCGCTGGAGCCCAAGTCTCCACCCTGAAGATGGACAGCCCTCTGCTGCGGGCGGATTTCCTCACCGGCGTCTCCAAATGCACCGACGACAAAGTGGCCGCGCTGCTGCCACTGAAGGAGCAACTCGCCCAGCTCGATCTCGGCCGCACCGTCATCACGGATGAGGCGCTGAAGACCGTGGCTCAGTTCCCCCGCCTCGCCGCGCTGGACCTGCGCCAGACCCAGATCACCGATGCCGGCCTGGAAGCGCTCACCGCACTGAAAAACCTTCAGACCCTGAACCTCTTCGGCACCGGGATCACGGATGCCGGTGTGAAGCAACTGGCCGCCATCAAGTCCCTGAAGACCATCTCCCTCTATCAGACAAAGGCCACCCCCGCCGCCGCCAAGGAACTGGCCACCGCGATCCCCGGGATCAAAGTGACGCTGAAGTAG
- a CDS encoding glucose-1-phosphate adenylyltransferase, translated as MPSKIETDALLRRSTLAIVMGGGAGTRLFPLTKDRAKPAVPLAGKYRLVDIPISNCINSGVRDVYVLTQYNSASLNRHIARTYQFDSFERGFIEVLAAQQTPQGERWYQGTADAVRQNLRYFLEGDHQYFLILSGDQLYRMDFRKVMEQHLTTGAELTIATLPVNAKDAKSFGIMKADAEGRIHEFVEKPKDPAILEDLQMPAEMLQQLGLPTTEARYQASMGIYVFNRQALIDALDNDCMDFGKHIIPAALKKYKVHSYNFQGYWEDIGTILSFFQANLDLCKLVPQYDFFDSAAPIFTHARFLPATKINGAVIREALISDGCIITDAHVETAVIGIRSIIETGTTIRETIIMGADYYAGAVGTDPTRPAPGIGRNCRIERVIIDKNVHIGDNVVITPEGKPDDMDSELFYIRDGIVVIPKDTVIPAGTWI; from the coding sequence ATGCCCTCCAAAATCGAAACCGATGCACTCCTCCGGCGCTCCACACTGGCCATCGTCATGGGAGGCGGTGCGGGAACCCGCCTGTTCCCCCTCACTAAGGATCGGGCCAAACCTGCAGTGCCTCTGGCGGGTAAGTATCGTCTGGTGGACATCCCCATCAGCAACTGCATCAACTCCGGCGTGCGCGACGTGTATGTGCTCACGCAGTATAACAGCGCCTCGCTGAACCGTCACATCGCCCGCACCTATCAGTTCGACTCCTTCGAGCGCGGATTCATCGAGGTCTTGGCCGCTCAGCAGACCCCGCAGGGCGAGCGCTGGTATCAGGGCACTGCCGACGCCGTGCGGCAAAACCTGCGCTACTTCCTGGAAGGCGATCATCAGTATTTCCTCATCCTCAGCGGTGACCAGCTCTACCGCATGGATTTCCGCAAGGTGATGGAGCAGCACCTCACCACCGGGGCCGAGCTCACCATCGCCACCCTGCCTGTGAATGCGAAGGATGCCAAAAGCTTCGGCATCATGAAAGCCGACGCTGAAGGTCGGATCCATGAATTCGTGGAGAAGCCCAAGGACCCTGCCATCCTCGAAGACCTTCAAATGCCTGCAGAGATGCTCCAGCAGCTCGGTCTGCCGACCACCGAGGCCCGTTATCAAGCTTCCATGGGCATCTATGTATTCAATCGCCAAGCCCTCATCGACGCGCTGGATAATGACTGCATGGACTTCGGCAAGCACATCATCCCCGCAGCGCTGAAGAAATACAAAGTCCACTCCTACAACTTCCAGGGCTACTGGGAAGACATCGGCACCATCCTCAGCTTCTTCCAGGCCAATCTGGACCTCTGTAAGCTGGTGCCCCAGTATGACTTCTTTGACTCCGCCGCCCCCATCTTCACCCATGCCCGCTTCCTGCCTGCCACGAAGATCAATGGCGCGGTGATCCGTGAAGCCCTCATCTCCGACGGCTGCATCATTACCGACGCTCATGTGGAGACTGCGGTCATCGGCATCCGCTCCATCATCGAGACCGGCACCACCATTCGTGAAACCATCATCATGGGCGCGGATTACTACGCAGGTGCCGTGGGCACCGATCCCACACGCCCCGCCCCTGGCATCGGGCGTAACTGCCGCATCGAGCGCGTCATCATCGATAAGAACGTGCACATCGGCGATAACGTCGTCATCACCCCCGAGGGTAAACCCGATGACATGGACAGCGAGCTGTTCTACATCCGCGACGGTATCGTGGTGATCCCGAAAGACACCGTCATCCCCGCAGGCACCTGGATTTAA
- a CDS encoding Gfo/Idh/MocA family protein yields the protein MSTLYNRRQFAQTTGTAAIITAASTLRAEQKADSQETLRIGLVGCGGRGTGAASQALGADYNAKIVAMADVDMKQIETSIGSLSQKFPDRVDVKPEKRFIGMDAYQKLIDSGVDVVLLASPPGFRPLHLMAAVDAGKHIFAEKPMAVDTIGYHMAMAAVKKAKEKKLNLVAGFCWRYSTSRKEAFQRVADGQIGKVTSILATYHTGPVKPMPPASARTPEMSDVEWQVRNWYNFSWLSGDSIAEQAVHSIDKIVWAMGDTPPVSCIATGGRQIPSEGGNIYDHFHAAFEWGNGLMCHLANRQIKGCTGHNQDIIRGEKGVLIIGKGGAPFIDGPKRWRWRAEEKNMYDLEHEALFNAIRKGEVINDGDRMMLSTLVGIMGREAAYTGQLLTWDQMLACTQDLAPDNLKWTDSFTPTPMAMPGVTKFQMPEPQKPEEEVKGKEEKKKEKA from the coding sequence ATGAGCACTCTTTACAACCGCCGTCAGTTTGCCCAGACCACTGGGACAGCCGCCATCATCACTGCTGCGAGCACCCTGCGTGCTGAGCAGAAAGCCGACTCCCAGGAGACACTACGCATCGGCCTCGTCGGCTGCGGTGGTCGTGGCACCGGAGCTGCCTCCCAAGCGCTGGGAGCCGATTACAACGCCAAGATCGTGGCCATGGCCGATGTGGACATGAAGCAGATCGAGACCAGCATTGGCAGCCTGAGCCAGAAGTTTCCGGATCGCGTGGATGTGAAGCCGGAGAAGCGCTTCATCGGCATGGACGCCTACCAGAAGCTCATTGATAGCGGCGTGGATGTGGTGCTGCTGGCCAGCCCTCCGGGCTTCCGCCCCCTGCACCTGATGGCAGCGGTGGATGCGGGCAAGCACATCTTTGCCGAAAAACCGATGGCGGTGGACACCATCGGCTATCACATGGCCATGGCCGCCGTGAAGAAGGCTAAGGAGAAGAAGCTGAACCTCGTGGCCGGCTTCTGCTGGCGCTACAGCACCTCCCGCAAGGAAGCCTTCCAGCGCGTGGCCGATGGGCAGATCGGTAAGGTCACCAGCATCCTGGCCACCTATCACACCGGACCCGTGAAACCCATGCCGCCCGCCAGCGCCCGCACGCCTGAGATGAGCGATGTGGAGTGGCAGGTGCGGAACTGGTATAACTTCTCCTGGCTCAGTGGGGACAGCATCGCCGAGCAGGCCGTGCACAGCATTGATAAGATCGTCTGGGCCATGGGGGATACCCCACCCGTCTCCTGCATCGCCACCGGGGGTCGTCAGATCCCCTCAGAAGGCGGTAACATCTATGACCACTTCCACGCTGCCTTCGAGTGGGGTAACGGTCTCATGTGCCATCTGGCCAATCGCCAGATCAAGGGCTGCACCGGCCATAACCAAGACATCATCCGCGGCGAAAAAGGCGTGCTCATCATCGGTAAAGGCGGCGCTCCCTTCATTGATGGACCCAAGCGCTGGCGCTGGCGTGCGGAGGAGAAAAACATGTATGACCTGGAGCACGAGGCCCTCTTCAACGCCATCCGCAAAGGAGAAGTGATCAATGACGGCGATCGCATGATGCTCTCCACGCTGGTGGGGATCATGGGCCGCGAGGCCGCCTACACGGGTCAGCTCCTGACCTGGGATCAAATGCTGGCCTGCACTCAGGATTTGGCCCCGGATAATCTGAAGTGGACGGATAGCTTCACCCCCACGCCGATGGCCATGCCGGGCGTGACAAAATTCCAAATGCCTGAGCCCCAAAAACCCGAAGAAGAGGTGAAGGGCAAAGAAGAGAAGAAGAAAGAAAAGGCCTAA
- a CDS encoding 3-keto-disaccharide hydrolase — protein sequence MITSRRHLFLLAALGFSSLAHAADNPYLGRWALTLQGDRAGWLGVEEKDGGLASSVLWGGGSVLPTDGTKIEGDSLIITRLSNAKRKNKEGKEVSEKVTETLTVKVSGDSLSGSTVKTKEDGKAFGQAEFTGNRIPAIPAKPDLAKVKFGEPISLFNGKDLSGWRLVKEGDLSGWSVEDGALINRVVKEPGKHFGNLRTDAEFEDFNLKLEVRTQENSNSGVYLRGVYEVQVMESFGQPLDSHHMGALYSRITPSVAAEKPIGEWQTMDITLVDRHLTVILNGKTIIDNQPVLGCTGGALTSNEFNPGPIFLQGDHTNVDYKNIVLRPVVK from the coding sequence ATGATTACATCTCGCCGTCACCTTTTCCTCCTGGCCGCTCTCGGCTTCTCCAGTCTGGCCCACGCTGCCGATAATCCTTATCTGGGCCGCTGGGCTCTCACCCTGCAGGGCGACCGTGCAGGCTGGCTGGGCGTGGAGGAAAAAGACGGTGGCCTCGCCTCCAGCGTTCTCTGGGGTGGCGGTAGTGTTCTTCCGACGGATGGCACGAAGATTGAGGGCGACAGCCTCATCATCACCCGCCTGTCCAATGCCAAGCGCAAAAACAAAGAGGGGAAAGAGGTCTCCGAAAAAGTGACCGAAACCCTCACCGTCAAGGTTTCCGGCGACAGCCTCAGTGGCAGCACAGTGAAGACCAAGGAAGACGGCAAGGCCTTTGGCCAGGCTGAATTCACCGGCAACCGCATCCCCGCTATCCCAGCCAAGCCTGATCTGGCCAAGGTGAAGTTCGGTGAGCCCATCTCCCTCTTTAACGGCAAGGACCTCAGCGGCTGGCGCCTCGTGAAAGAGGGCGACCTCAGTGGCTGGAGTGTGGAAGACGGTGCCCTGATCAACCGCGTGGTCAAGGAACCCGGCAAGCACTTCGGTAACCTGCGCACCGACGCCGAATTCGAAGACTTCAACCTCAAGCTGGAAGTCCGCACCCAGGAGAACAGCAACAGCGGGGTTTACCTGCGCGGCGTTTATGAAGTGCAGGTCATGGAAAGCTTTGGCCAGCCGCTGGACTCCCACCACATGGGCGCTCTCTACAGCCGCATCACCCCTTCCGTCGCTGCCGAGAAGCCGATCGGTGAATGGCAGACCATGGACATCACCCTGGTGGACCGCCACTTGACGGTGATCCTCAACGGCAAAACCATCATTGATAACCAGCCCGTGCTCGGCTGCACCGGTGGAGCCCTCACCAGCAACGAGTTCAATCCCGGCCCGATCTTCCTGCAAGGCGACCACACCAATGTGGACTACAAGAACATCGTCCTGCGCCCGGTGGTAAAGTAA
- a CDS encoding histidine phosphatase family protein, translating to MPLIQLIRHAESVANAGGVSQTPACIPLTDLGHQQAQALLAHFPQAPDLVVVSPFIRTLETANPLLAKFPHVPVETWPVQEFTYLDNEAYRGTTVAQRSPAAQAYWQRGDVRHCHGHGAESFADFMARVDHLIERLSLETRRHIAIFSHGFFISAVLWRCQHPTAPVDTRFMGDYLQNRLANPVPNALIVPFPGAESRQPKLAAA from the coding sequence ATGCCCCTGATCCAGTTGATTCGCCACGCGGAGAGTGTCGCCAATGCCGGCGGTGTCTCTCAGACTCCCGCCTGTATTCCCCTCACCGATCTTGGTCATCAGCAGGCCCAGGCCCTGCTCGCCCACTTCCCCCAGGCACCGGACCTCGTCGTCGTCTCGCCTTTCATCCGCACCCTCGAAACGGCCAATCCTCTTCTGGCCAAGTTTCCCCACGTGCCGGTCGAGACCTGGCCTGTGCAGGAGTTCACCTACCTCGACAACGAGGCCTACCGAGGCACCACCGTGGCCCAGCGTTCTCCTGCCGCCCAGGCGTATTGGCAGCGGGGTGATGTCCGCCATTGTCACGGTCACGGAGCCGAGAGTTTTGCCGATTTCATGGCGCGGGTGGATCACCTGATCGAGCGTCTCTCCTTGGAGACACGCCGCCACATTGCCATCTTCAGCCACGGCTTCTTCATCTCCGCCGTGCTCTGGCGCTGCCAGCACCCCACCGCCCCGGTGGACACCCGCTTCATGGGAGACTACTTGCAAAACCGTCTGGCCAATCCGGTGCCGAACGCCCTGATCGTGCCTTTTCCAGGCGCGGAAAGTCGCCAGCCCAAGCTCGCGGCCGCCTGA
- a CDS encoding BPSS1187 family protein: MKLLLLLPFLAASAYAATPALEFNDPNPQRYDLSKRASEIDPRAKEHPEIDFVFTDKKGKPQDLEHASVDTRVKPQGKLVIWLMGHSAPLFERLNGYGLHAIQVHYANKWFGIIPAARRDDGKTLGDIRLEAATGEDHSDLCAIPKPDGMMERAFQLVKWLSKENPQGKWQQFINAKGDGLDWDKVIVSGASHGATTSARFAKHQKVDRVVCFCGPRDQLESWQSLPSATPGNRIFAFSHVLDSGWTGDHYCRSWEMMGLNQYGPIVNVDEAAPPYANTRRLITDFDVKGDAKRAHGLVTPGGSSAKGPEGKFLHEAVWNYLFNHPVDEVGDPTQLDPSCEHDLKK, encoded by the coding sequence ATGAAGCTCCTTCTGCTCCTCCCCTTCCTCGCCGCCAGCGCTTATGCCGCGACTCCGGCGCTTGAGTTCAATGATCCCAACCCTCAGCGCTACGATTTGTCCAAACGTGCCAGCGAGATTGATCCTCGCGCTAAGGAGCATCCGGAGATTGACTTCGTCTTCACCGATAAGAAGGGCAAGCCGCAGGACCTGGAGCACGCCAGCGTGGACACTCGCGTGAAGCCCCAGGGCAAGCTGGTGATCTGGCTCATGGGCCACAGCGCCCCGCTGTTTGAGCGTCTGAATGGCTACGGCCTTCATGCCATCCAGGTGCATTATGCCAACAAGTGGTTCGGCATCATCCCCGCCGCCCGGCGTGACGATGGCAAGACGCTGGGAGACATTCGCCTGGAGGCCGCCACGGGTGAGGATCACTCCGATCTCTGCGCCATCCCGAAACCCGATGGCATGATGGAGCGTGCCTTCCAACTCGTGAAATGGCTCTCCAAAGAAAACCCCCAGGGCAAATGGCAGCAGTTCATCAATGCCAAGGGTGACGGACTCGATTGGGACAAAGTCATCGTCTCAGGGGCCTCTCATGGTGCCACCACCTCTGCCCGTTTCGCCAAGCATCAGAAGGTGGACCGCGTCGTTTGTTTCTGCGGCCCGCGGGATCAACTCGAGAGCTGGCAGAGCCTGCCCTCCGCCACTCCTGGAAACCGCATCTTTGCCTTCAGCCACGTGCTGGATAGCGGCTGGACGGGGGATCACTACTGCCGCTCCTGGGAGATGATGGGCCTGAACCAATACGGCCCCATCGTCAATGTGGATGAAGCCGCACCGCCCTATGCCAACACCCGCCGCCTCATCACCGACTTCGACGTGAAGGGAGACGCCAAGCGGGCCCACGGGCTCGTCACTCCCGGCGGTTCCTCTGCCAAAGGACCGGAGGGTAAGTTCCTGCATGAAGCCGTGTGGAACTATCTCTTCAATCACCCCGTAGACGAAGTCGGTGATCCGACCCAGCTCGACCCGAGCTGCGAGCATGATTTGAAGAAGTAA
- a CDS encoding neutral/alkaline non-lysosomal ceramidase N-terminal domain-containing protein — translation MLLPSLPANFIRIGFTLLLLSLALLDRPLSGQEPSAWKAGAASIDITPDYPVRLSGYGSRKTPNEGVEMRIHAKALALTWEQDPVSVILTVDNCGVPASLRAKVLAALKTAGHPVQDERLALHSSHTHCAPALPGLLTFLFPEEPSAEEQAAVQRYGDELVTKLVKVTLEALQNQSPARLHWSTGKVPFAMNRRLKTDTGYTNNPNPYGPTDHALPVLRITSLEGKLRALYTSYACHCTTLAINKIHPDWAGCAQQELELRFPGVVALTAIGCGADQNPYPRRELPHATLHGVTLAKEAVRLINEPMKEVRGPLTCTTKEIKLPFDTPRTAAEWESLAQDKNPWTARHAKHFQGMLQRGEAIPTDLPYTVQVWSYGDDLLTINLPGEVVVDYGLRFKKENDAQRTWVNSYTNDVPCYIPSQRVWEEGGYEAAGAMTYYGRPNRFASGIEETIATAVQKLVPAGFQKRP, via the coding sequence ATGCTGCTCCCAAGCCTCCCGGCTAACTTCATTCGCATCGGTTTCACCTTACTGCTCCTGAGCCTCGCCCTCCTTGATCGACCACTGAGCGGCCAGGAGCCCTCCGCCTGGAAGGCAGGAGCCGCGAGCATCGACATCACGCCAGACTATCCCGTTCGGCTCAGTGGCTACGGCAGCCGCAAGACGCCGAACGAAGGGGTGGAGATGCGAATCCATGCTAAGGCCCTCGCCCTGACCTGGGAGCAGGACCCGGTCTCGGTCATCCTCACCGTGGACAACTGTGGGGTGCCCGCCAGCCTGCGGGCCAAGGTGCTGGCGGCTCTCAAAACCGCCGGGCATCCCGTGCAGGATGAGCGTCTGGCCCTGCACTCCAGCCACACGCACTGCGCCCCCGCCTTGCCGGGGCTACTCACCTTTCTCTTTCCCGAGGAACCCTCCGCTGAAGAGCAGGCCGCCGTCCAACGTTATGGCGATGAGTTGGTGACGAAGCTGGTTAAGGTGACTCTGGAGGCCCTACAAAACCAGAGTCCTGCCCGGCTGCACTGGTCCACGGGCAAGGTCCCTTTTGCCATGAATCGGCGGCTGAAAACCGACACAGGCTACACCAACAATCCCAACCCCTACGGCCCGACTGACCATGCCCTGCCGGTGCTGCGCATCACGTCTCTCGAGGGTAAACTGCGCGCTCTTTACACCAGCTATGCCTGCCACTGCACCACCCTGGCCATCAATAAGATCCATCCTGACTGGGCAGGCTGTGCCCAGCAAGAATTGGAACTCCGCTTCCCGGGCGTCGTCGCCCTGACGGCGATTGGCTGTGGGGCCGATCAAAACCCCTATCCACGTCGTGAACTCCCCCATGCCACCCTGCACGGCGTCACCTTGGCTAAGGAAGCCGTGCGCCTCATCAATGAGCCCATGAAGGAGGTTCGGGGGCCTCTCACCTGCACCACGAAAGAGATCAAACTCCCCTTCGACACCCCACGCACTGCCGCCGAGTGGGAGAGTCTGGCACAGGATAAAAATCCCTGGACGGCCCGCCATGCTAAGCACTTCCAGGGCATGCTTCAGCGCGGTGAAGCCATCCCCACCGACCTCCCCTACACCGTCCAGGTGTGGAGCTATGGAGACGACCTTCTCACCATCAATCTCCCCGGCGAGGTCGTGGTGGATTACGGCCTGCGTTTCAAAAAAGAAAACGACGCCCAACGCACCTGGGTGAACAGCTACACCAATGATGTCCCCTGCTACATCCCCTCTCAGCGGGTGTGGGAAGAAGGCGGTTATGAAGCCGCGGGCGCCATGACCTACTACGGTCGTCCGAATCGCTTTGCCTCCGGCATCGAGGAGACCATCGCCACCGCCGTGCAGAAACTCGTGCCTGCGGGTTTCCAAAAGCGGCCCTAG
- the def gene encoding peptide deformylase, with amino-acid sequence MVLPIVRYPDPVLRAKCRPVTQVTDEIRQFAADMIETMHAANGVGLAAPQVARDIQLAVIDVSHNPKCITYLRINGQSAEMPVHMPVIFLNPVLELGKDKDVDEEGCLSFPRLRGDIRRSEDVKVTFQTLEGETQTWETDGLLARAFQHEIDHLNGILFIDRLSAAAKVGLKRKLGRLMEEWTEDDVGE; translated from the coding sequence ATGGTCCTGCCCATCGTTCGTTACCCAGATCCCGTTCTTCGCGCCAAATGCCGTCCTGTCACTCAGGTGACGGACGAGATCCGCCAGTTTGCTGCGGACATGATCGAGACCATGCATGCCGCCAATGGCGTGGGTCTGGCCGCGCCCCAGGTCGCACGGGATATCCAGTTGGCCGTCATTGATGTTTCCCATAACCCGAAGTGCATCACCTACCTTCGCATCAATGGCCAGTCCGCCGAGATGCCTGTGCACATGCCCGTGATCTTTCTCAATCCCGTCCTCGAACTTGGCAAAGATAAGGATGTGGATGAAGAAGGCTGCCTCAGCTTCCCCCGCCTGCGGGGAGACATCCGCCGCAGTGAGGATGTGAAAGTCACCTTCCAGACCCTGGAGGGTGAAACCCAGACCTGGGAAACCGATGGTCTGCTGGCCCGTGCCTTTCAGCACGAGATCGATCACCTCAATGGCATCCTCTTCATCGATCGGCTCTCCGCCGCCGCCAAGGTGGGCCTAAAGCGTAAGCTCGGTCGCCTCATGGAGGAGTGGACTGAAGACGATGTCGGCGAGTGA
- a CDS encoding ExbD/TolR family protein, with translation MNLRPRRRPVPAIPIVSLIDIMVILLIFFIATTSFNEEKKQVKITLPQSKALGEAVPKQEVRRTLAITQNQELILDGTPVDAEHLAAAIQQLRDLNPGVKLELQADAKTELELLIKVWDALREAGYPINDVPARIKASGK, from the coding sequence ATGAATCTCCGCCCACGCCGCCGCCCTGTCCCGGCCATCCCCATCGTATCGCTCATCGATATCATGGTGATTCTGCTGATTTTCTTCATCGCCACCACCTCCTTCAATGAGGAGAAAAAGCAGGTCAAGATCACCCTACCTCAATCCAAAGCCCTGGGGGAAGCCGTGCCCAAGCAAGAGGTCCGCCGCACCCTGGCCATCACTCAGAATCAAGAACTCATCCTGGATGGCACCCCTGTGGATGCCGAGCATCTCGCCGCTGCCATCCAGCAGCTCCGAGACCTGAACCCTGGGGTAAAATTGGAGCTTCAGGCCGATGCCAAAACCGAGCTCGAACTCCTCATCAAAGTCTGGGATGCCCTGCGGGAAGCCGGCTACCCCATCAATGATGTCCCGGCCCGGATTAAGGCGAGCGGCAAGTAG
- a CDS encoding type IV secretory system conjugative DNA transfer family protein → MFSFLKFLTAVALVLFGLWFAFVKYEIQRYGIMDYANHIELAGYAFVPFACLVGAMMLLKWQPDFSKKDYIVQYKNLKWLPGEFTRHWLITGDTGVGKTTSGFNPLLHQISMSRPNWGGLVLGAKGDEHFFAIEHFTGHGRPDAVCVLAVRPDRLDKSWKPKERYNLVSDPRLPYTTHAKNLVDTGASLTEGEQSSFFKPAAQQALTSAFELLETLGKPVNVLRAYEILTDSSAMEKIFEELLDTDSTPERIKLAKYFDQTFLSAKAAEQKEGLVGTLKVMLGFFTHPDIAEVFCSDLPNTIDIQDVDKGRVFCTALPQTFQTERRYINTYLKLLFYTHAMMRFDKPKSERKTENLLIALMDEFQALATASEDGISDHNVIDRLRAANCCLILGMQSDASLFPVLGKETAQVLTLNCRSRIAFRQPDPEGALAVAEFIAKVEKKKVSKSAGFLGKDASTTVNKEWDYEVQPGELMKMPDATAWIVHPSKNKVKMRIPAMDGAGKIPDWWK, encoded by the coding sequence ATGTTTTCATTCCTGAAGTTTCTCACCGCCGTCGCTCTGGTACTGTTTGGTCTGTGGTTCGCCTTCGTGAAGTATGAGATCCAGCGTTATGGCATCATGGACTATGCCAATCACATCGAGCTGGCCGGCTATGCATTTGTTCCCTTTGCTTGCCTCGTCGGGGCCATGATGCTGCTGAAGTGGCAGCCGGATTTCAGCAAGAAGGATTACATCGTCCAATACAAGAACCTGAAGTGGTTGCCCGGCGAGTTCACGCGTCATTGGTTGATCACCGGAGATACCGGGGTGGGTAAGACGACTTCGGGTTTCAATCCCCTGCTGCACCAGATCAGCATGAGCCGCCCGAACTGGGGCGGGCTCGTCCTTGGAGCAAAAGGGGATGAGCACTTCTTCGCCATCGAGCACTTCACCGGTCATGGCCGCCCGGATGCCGTGTGCGTGCTGGCCGTGCGTCCAGATCGCCTGGATAAAAGCTGGAAGCCTAAGGAGCGCTATAACCTTGTCTCGGATCCCCGGCTGCCCTACACCACCCATGCTAAAAACTTGGTCGATACCGGGGCCTCTTTGACTGAAGGGGAGCAGTCCTCTTTCTTCAAACCCGCCGCTCAACAAGCCCTCACCAGTGCCTTTGAACTGCTGGAGACCCTCGGCAAGCCCGTCAATGTCCTGCGCGCTTATGAGATCCTGACGGATAGCTCGGCGATGGAAAAAATCTTTGAGGAGCTGCTGGATACGGATAGCACTCCGGAGCGAATCAAACTGGCGAAATACTTCGACCAGACCTTCCTCAGTGCCAAGGCGGCCGAACAAAAAGAAGGTTTGGTGGGCACCTTGAAGGTGATGCTCGGCTTCTTCACGCATCCAGACATTGCGGAAGTCTTCTGCTCGGATCTGCCGAATACCATCGACATCCAGGACGTGGATAAAGGCCGCGTTTTCTGCACCGCCCTGCCACAGACCTTCCAGACGGAGCGCCGCTACATCAATACCTACTTGAAGCTGCTCTTTTACACCCATGCGATGATGCGCTTCGATAAACCGAAGTCGGAACGGAAAACGGAGAATCTCCTCATCGCGCTGATGGATGAGTTTCAAGCTCTGGCCACCGCCAGTGAAGATGGTATTTCCGACCATAACGTCATTGACCGTCTGCGTGCGGCGAATTGCTGCCTGATCCTGGGCATGCAGAGTGATGCCTCACTCTTCCCAGTCTTGGGCAAAGAAACCGCCCAGGTGCTGACGCTGAACTGCCGTTCCCGTATCGCTTTCCGCCAGCCTGACCCTGAGGGAGCACTGGCCGTGGCGGAGTTCATTGCCAAGGTGGAAAAGAAAAAGGTCTCCAAGTCCGCCGGGTTCTTGGGTAAGGATGCCAGCACCACGGTTAACAAAGAGTGGGACTACGAAGTCCAGCCTGGCGAACTCATGAAGATGCCGGATGCCACGGCCTGGATCGTGCACCCCAGCAAGAACAAGGTGAAGATGCGCATTCCGGCCATGGATGGAGCCGGGAAGATCCCTGATTGGTGGAAGTGA